gtccaggctaaaccctaatcataacgtgtgctcgagaggtattaaatcaggattacccgtccaggctaaatcctttttgcaacaaggtcattgggattactcgtccgaTTTAAATctcatccgcaacaaatgcaggaccttattagtttcgggaaagcatatacattcatcggaattcaatattcaattgggacttaaccattttttcatcatttcaagcatgtatcaattATTCATCATAGTATAGAATTAAGCATatcaacataaatcacattacatacaaacacaacattcaattaacacaattacatgcccgattaagttacatgaacttacctcgacacttgttctcGTAAAAGCCTACTAATCTGAAATATTTTCCtctcctcgatctaacctcgagttTGTATTTttcgaatctatataaatgaatttaatcattaattttatacatgtcatacttaaacGGATTCAACTTACGTCctagaaaaaattaccattttacccttaacttttccaaaaattatattttcgTCCCTAGGCccagaaaataaaaattgtacaaataactccctattccaagcctaaccaaagccccattacaaattttccagcactgtttacataaaattttagaatttttccttcaattttacaagtttacattttagtccctaaatcaagttttcatcaaaaaccaccttgcaaaagttgtttatctatcaataatctttcattttctaccataaatttctaatttccagcataatatatccatgacccattttcataccttgataaattttcaaattaatccctcaaatagagagattaagttatcccggtttcaaaaattccaaaattactaaaaactggacaatgaaacttacccaattgggccttgaaagcttcttttctctcttttagggtttccatgtgtttttaggttgaagatgatgaaaataagatgatataatttcttttcatcttttaattaattaagcattttggtattttcaatttagtcccttgtctttttctataattccatgaatgagtcaccataaaaatctacatacttttattaatggtctagctaccatataagaaccttaatttttgaatttcatagctatttgatccttatagctactaaaatttaactttcacattctatgcgatttagtccttctcgtaattaggcacgaaatcgataaaattttcatatcaaaattttcacacgtcaTTCTTAACATACTAAAGGCCatatggtaaaataaaaataaaatatattttggattagatttgtggtcccaaaaccactgttccgatttaactGAAAAATGGGCTGCTACACAAGTcatctgcaaaaaaaaaaaacaaaaaaaagataaGAAAGGGGCGGACCTGATCTAGACAGCCGAATAGACGACCATCTAGCGTTCACCATAGCTGCATGTATACTATGCCCTAGCCACTCAATACATAAAATGAAAAGGTAAGGCAAAAGTGGGCATCCTTGACGAACTCCTCTTGCCGGTTTGAATTTCTGTGATGGCACACCATTCCAAAGTACCTGCATAGTGGAACTAGATATAGCTGACATAATGACATTACGAAGAATGTTAGGAATACCTGCAGCCTAAAGTGAAGCGTCAATGAAATCCCAACGAACCCGATCATAAGCCTTCTCAAGGTCAATTTTAATAGCCATCCATCTTTTATTCTTTTGCTTGCTCCTCATAGAATGTATAACTTATTGCACAATGATAATGTTATCATTTATATTTCTACCTGATACAAAAATCGCTTGTTCAGGTCCAATGAGCTTCGAAAAAACCACTTTAAATCTATTAGCAATAATCTTCATCACTAACTTATACAACACTGAACATAGATTGATGAGGTGAAACTGCAGAAACATTCCTGATGTTGAACTTTAGGTAAAAGGACTATAAGATAATTAATAAGATCAAAAATCAATGCTCTCCCCAGAGAAAATTTGTTTAACCCACCCACAAATCGAAGGACCAACATACTCCTATTGACTTTGATAAAAAAGCGCATGAAAGTCATCACTTCCTGGAGCTTTTAAAGGAGCCATGTCAAAAAGGGCCTTCTTAATCTCCTCATCTGAAACCAGCATACTAAAGAATTGAATATCTTTTTTATCAAGAGATGGGAAAGAACTATCACCAAGATTACTCGCTCTTCTTGGTTGCTCGCCATAGAGATTCTTATAAAAATTGACCGCTTCTTGCTTCAATTCTTCTTCATCCATAACCCATTCTCCCACTTgattttttaaggtgacaatACGATTATGCTTTCTCCTCTGCAAAGCTCTCCTATGGAAAAATCTCGTATTTCTATCCCCAAACACCAACCAGTCACACCTAGAGTTCTGATGCCATAAAAGTTCCTCATGATGTAAAATTGACTCCAATTCTTCCTGAATCTCTAACTCAACCTGATTCAAATAAGACGAGCTCCTTCGATCAATCACCTTCTGAACATTATCAAGTTTCTTTTTCAAAAGATTCTTCCGATGAATAATGTGACCAAACAcatctttattccataatttcACTTGATTACTGAAAGTATCTTAGGTATCCAACAAATTCCCCTGAAACTCCCAATCCTTCTTGATAAAACCTACAAACCCTGGATGCTCAACCCAACCTACCCAAAAAGAAAATATCTCTCTGCGAAAGGCTTGTCATTAGGAAAAAGAGTTAATTTAAGAGGTCTATGATCAAATTTAAGCTTTTGTAAATGCACGACTCTCAACAGAGGAAACTTGAGAGTCCATTACAAATTGCCCTATCCAGTCTCTCAAAGACACCACCTCTATTCCAAGTGAATTTTGGACCACTAAACCCCAAATCATGTAATATGAAGAAATCCATAAAATCACTAAAAAGAGCACATCTTTTCCCAATGATCTGACCCCCTCTTTTTTCACAAGAAGAAAGAAAAGTATTAAAATCCCCAATCGCTAACCAAAGAGTCTCATCCACCGGAGCAATACCCTTAAGAACTTCCCATAACTGCTTGCACTTTTGGCTATTAGGACAACCATACACAAAAGTGACCAAAACCGATTGCCTATATGAATTCCCAGAAATTCTAAGTAAGATAAATTGGGAATAATTACCTAAAATATCTACAAAAATTGTATTCTTCCATCCAATCCAAATGCCACCAGAAAAACTCATAGCCTCCACTCTATGCGAAAACTCAAAACCAAGCTTAGCAATAACTGAGTCAGCTTTGGTACCACTTACCCTAATCTCTAAAAGACCAATCAAATCAGGCTTATTCTCTCTATTATATTCCCAAAAAGTAGGAGGAAATTTCAAACTAGCACAACCTTGACAATTCCAGCAGAAAATAGAGAAATtcatattcataaaaataaaatattgaaattaaaaataaaaataccacCATATTATGCAGATGCGGAACCAATGCCATTCATCTGTCCATCAACACTACCACCAATCACATCTGCTCCAACTTGTGAATTAATGAGATTAGCCATAGAACTCATAGCCTCTGTGAAAGGAATTCGAGAAATTCCAGCATTTTTTAATCGACCTCATTTTTCCTTTAACGTACGATTAAGAGAAGCTCCACTACGACTATTGCCTATTTTAATCTTAAAACCATGCCCTCTGGAAACAGAAAAATATCTGTTAGTATTAACCAAAAAAATTTTCTTATTACCTTTTAGTGGTTTTGACAAATTATGATCATTGATAATGACAACCTAATAATGATTCAGGTTTAATAAATTAGCATCCAATTTAATCGCAGTTTCTCTAGGACCATCAAACATAGGATTATTATGCACCAACTTATCCCCCGTAACATTTGAAAATCCTGGTTGAGCATCTACTGATTCCTTTCCCAAGAAACCATTAGAAAAAATCCCACTAAAATGTTGCTCATCCAAAacattattttttttctattcaaAATCCTTTTGTTCAACCCATTGGAATTTAAATCAGGTGCTAATGGACCTGCTAGCCCAATACCAAATTCCATAGGCCCATCAGGTCTTCCTTTCTCCAGCCCGACTAGTCTTGTGTCAGCCACTCTAGTATGCGTTGACCCTGTAGATGAAATGGAAGAATAGCATTAGAAAAAATAAGATTATTTCCCAAATCCTTTCCAACTTGTTCAATCCTATCAAGCCCCACAAGCCTCTTTTCCAAGGTTTTAAGGCTAGGAGCTCCCTCAACAAGACCCGTCTCAACCACCCTAAGTCTACCAGAACTTGGACCTACAACAAACCCAGCAGAAGACCTATGACCAGCCTCACGCCCACGGCCCATATCCACAGCCGAACCCAAGTCCCCTTTGGAGCTAACCCCAACATTAAAATCCCTCCCAAACGCATCTTTCTTACCAGCATCTGTCTCCCCTGACAAATCCCCATCAGCCAAGCCTAAATCACCTCCAGAAACATTCTCCACAATCAACGGCAAAAATCTAGACCCTAATGGACTCTTTCCTGATTTAGCTACCAAATTAACCCGAGAATCCCATTGACCCCGCTGTGATTTCCTTTCAACCAACATCCACGGTCCATAAATCACACTCTTCTCTCCACCACCTATGCTGACTTTATCTCCGGAGACCTCCACCGTCGCACCCACTGAACTCCCCAAAACCGGAGTCGACACTACTGACAGGCACAACTCCTTGACGTAGTCATATTTCCCACAAGAGAAGCACACCATCGAAAGCGCCTCGTACTCGACTCGTTGAACAACACCTTTCACTAACACCTGAAAGACCAAtggtttatttaaatttataaaaactgCCAAACGGGCAAACCAACCTCTAGTTTTATTATCAGTTTGCAAATCCAACTTAACAACTTTTTCAATTAGTCCTCTAATTGCTTCTGtaaggcccaaattttgcccggggcccaataaaccaaataaataaatacaataccCAATCACAGCCCAAATATTAAaaccctaaaagcccaattagCCCACAACCTTAACTAATTtttagtaaaaagaaaaaaaagaaaaaaaaacctagccacctccaCTTGCTCCACTTACACCTGCAAAagtcaaaagaagaaaaaaacaaaaaaatgggcagaaaagaagcaagaaaacaAGGAATATGTAGCAAATCCATGGTATTTCGGCTACAAAGCCTGAAATCTCGGATTTTTTTTGGTACAAAAACAAGAATATTGTAAAAAGGAAGGGGgttttttatcaaaaaaaaagagattgaaaaaaaaagtgtAATCTCTTTgaagatttttctttaaaaaaaaacagcaagcaatacaaaaaaaaaaagataataacaaagccataaaaaaaaaaaaagaagtgcaAACCGGCTTaaggtttttttcttttcttttttattttattatttgaatccATCTCTTCTCAttcatgtattaaaatatatcaaggtatatatataagaaatataaaaaaaagaaaaaaccttttGAAATTTCCACCACCGTCTTGTGGCCGGCGACGATATTGGCCATGCAGCAGATGCAGCAGAGATTGAGCCGAGTTTGGTCGGAGGAGAAGGCCTTGAGAGAGTTTGAGAGAAagggttagtttttttttttgaaatgggaAAAATGAGTTTTTTAGGAATTTTGACTTATATAGTCccatcaaaacgacgtcgttttgggtttAAGCCACTAATGCCAAAACGACGTCTTTTGGCTCTTAACCCATGGTGACCAGCGACCCGACCGCTCCAACTTCAGGATCCGCGTTTTTCATTGGAGGGGCTATTTGCGTTTAGCCCTCCGCTTTTATTACTttgcaattaaattattttttatttttaatttggcacCAAAATTTGTcgcaattttcaatttaatcctagctGATGCTGTGCATTTTATAAAGGGGGTTATTGCACTTTAGGCCCTCTGTTGTTTCACGCGCATTTAAATAGgcccttttctttttttatttttaaatttgccccaaaacttcgcttttaattcaatttagtctctttttaatttaagttgattttatattatctttgctactttaatttttaatattagttcaaataatattatatatatgcttttaaatacactcttttatttttttattataaatattattattttattttctttacattattattatattgtatcgtttttttatcatatcattattattttcatgtacACATTATTTTCATGATTATCAATGTGtttatttttactactattattgtatttattattagtattagtattataATTATCTGTTATCatacttatatgtgtatatatttatatgtaaagttatcaatggttattttaatattatcatcatcttaatattaatatgtacttattttaacatatatatatatatatgtatatatttatgaagtattattaataattgttttgtaacattattattattatttctaatgtgtatgtattatatatattttaatactatattatgtatatattatatatatatatatctattatattttatgtatatattttaatatcacattAATCATATGTTTTTTTTATACATTATCCCATGTAAATACTTTCAATACTacattatgtacatatttttgtctctattatatatatacttttaatattcaatactattattatgaatatgtctttggtatatgtatgtatatatatatattttttaaattcatatattattatcattatgttctacgttatattattattattattattattattattattattattattatcattgtcaTTGCCATTTTGTTGTtccatgttttattcatttttatttattcgtTAATTTGCTTATGTCTTGATCATTTCATTTTCCTcatgcatttgtttatatttacatattactAGTCTTGCTATTACTTCATCTTTTACAATTACTCATATTATCGTTTTTGACACTGTCGCACCTATTAtgttattattcacattaatattataatttgctTTTATGTTTTACTATAAATCACGTTATTTTTCTTActcaatatattaaaacaattctttcataaaagtaatattccgtattagGTAATTTGAGataatcgtaccctaacttattggatttcgattctttttatttaacCTAAATAATGGAATATTCCTTTTAATCACAatgtgagtttaaaaaaaatgtttatttttggatatacgaggtgtggtgccctaacttaccgggtatgacatgttgttacctcgaaataagatttttcgcaaataaaggcaatactcggtgtttgatgATTCGAGAATCATAccttatcgtgctgggttgtgatttctcattTGCtcaaaaacaatcgaatattcctttaggttttcacccatgcttattaaaaacctttcaaaacaaAGGATGTTCGATGATTGGAtatttgagaatcgtgccctatcgtgttgggttgcgctttttccTTTATTCTAAGCAATTGAAGATCCCTTTGAAGTTTCATCCACGTTTTCTAAAAACCCTTTAAAACGAAAGAAGTGTTTGATGTTTGGGCAGTTTgaggaatagtgccctatcgtgctgggttgcaatctccCGTCTGACCGAAATAATCAAATATCTCTCCGggatttcactcgtattttccaAAGTGAGGCAATGATCAATGTTTGGGAATTCaaagaatcgtgccctactgtgctgggtttcgatttttcgttggactaaatagttgagcatcctttcGTGATTTTCGAATTATAAATTTCCGGACATTGAAACAAGAAAAGTTTTTACGAttaactcgggttattcaacttttattaaaaaaagccacatttcaaaaacatttttaattttagacataaggacaatatttaatcgatttggtaccaattttgggcgtagtgagggtgctaatccttcctcatgcgtaaccgactcccgagcccgttttctaaaatttttgtagaccaaaattgttgctTTAGTAAAtcataaatgttttattaaaataaccaattttttaggtgatccgatcacgcCAAAACAAAAGATCGATGGCGACTCCAtgcatttgtttttcaaaagtcgattaccccttttttaaaattttaaaatttttaaatcaaggaatggtttcgacagcttggcgactccgctggggacaataagagagtcaagccgcaaaattgatttttttttgtccttttgtcgaaaatttaaattttggtttttaacaaATGATCCTTTTTACTTCATTTGTTTTGGTTCAAGTCCTATAGAATacttttgcattgcattgcaCGACCGTTGTAGTCACACCTTTTAAAtgagagtgagaaactatgctttcgtgaggttttcacctccgcatgggcataaggaaatgtattcccctgaactgaacttggtctatatgagcctataatgggtgaggattgaggaatctgctggttcaggtaccgtATCTCTAGAACTAAACCGCATATAGTAAACCTTAGGAACCATCCTTGGATGAAGCCGCGCCGAGCCTTAGTACTTACCTCTATATGCGTCATAATTATCGTTTATGTGCTTGCACTCTATCGCTATTATTTGACACTAACCGGTGTTTTGTTTGGTTTTATCTTCTTTGCATAACATTACATACTAAAGGAGGCGTTAATCcgtattcaattactaagttagaaaatttgacatggagaatgaatttcttagtaaagtcgaggataatgcggccgttcgTGCATGGTCGCAGAGGCTGCAATCGGAGAGAGGGCATAGCTTGGCAGAAGGGTATGTATCGGAGTTGCAAGAtttcactcgcgtcaatgtagtacagaacgagctgcaagagttgagagacatttgggctagTTGGAATGAAGGAATCAAGCAATTGTTTTACCAAAATTATGGTGACGTATCCTACCtgctagacattagagtggataAGAATTTGTTTCGAGCCTTGGTGCAGTTTTGGAATTCTGCgtacaagtgtttcacttttggagaaGTGGATTTGGTACCTACCATGGAGGAATACACTACTTTGCTCAGGTGTCCCAAAATTCAAGTCCGGAAGACTTATGCTTGGGTTTTTAGTAGTCAGACTTTCGTGAAGAAACTGATGAGCATTTctgggatgagcgagccttgggtcatTACTCGAATTCAGCAAAAAGGAGATAGCAAATgtatcccttgggagaatttgcgagatttgatcttgacacatccagatgaaagaaagagggttgatatatttgccttaagcatctacAGATTAGTGATATTTCCTAAGGCTTTGAGGCACGTGGACGAGGCGGTCATTGACTTGTTTGATCGCCTTGAAAAGGGAATCACCCCGGTACCGGCAATATTGGCAGAAACGTTCAGATCTTTGAGCTCAATTAGAAAGACAGGCAAGGGGCGATTCATTAGATGTGCACAATTATTGATGGCATGGTTTCAtgggcacttttggaaggtagacaaAGTTTCCTATCGAGTCTTCTCCGAGGGTTATTTCCCATTGAAAGAAGAAGCAGCTATACAGAGGAGAGAGGATATTTCAGAGGAAAAGTGGATGGACATTCTTCATAACCTCAAGGAGGGGGATATCgagtggagagcttattggatggttccTGACGAGATCATGTACCGATGCGGTAACTTCGATTGGGTGCCATTGTTAGGAATTTGGAGAGTTACCGGGTATACTCTACTATTAGCCTTGAGGCAATATAAgtcgaggcagtttgtacccacgacTTATGGGCTTGCTCAGAGTGAATTCTCATTTAAAGGTGCTCATTATAAGAAGAGAGTTCGGGAGTTATcggatgcttggaagcaaacttgTTGGATGAAGAGGTTAGTCGTCGGTTCCATAGTAACGCCCGAGTATAGCGAGTGGTTTAGAAagaggattaatgataatattcctaggccAAGCATGAAGAATGCTCGACCTATCGGGGAACAATTACAAATCGCCCCATCAGAATTGGAAATTATAAGGCAAGATTTCGAGAAGAAGAGTTCGGAGCTCAGGAAGAAGATCGAACAGTTAGAAGAAGAGAAGATGCATCTAAGGTTAGACGCTGATGTTCAGAGGTCAGAGGCTGagaaatggagaaaaggaaaaactaaggccGAAGAAGACCTAAACAGCTTGAAGACAGACTACAAGAAGCTGCGCCTATCTATGAAGACTGCGGGTTTAGATAAGAGTTTCGAACAATGGCGCCACGAAATTCGAGAAGAAAAAGCCAATACCGATAGGTGGGAAAGTAAATTTCGAGAAGCTCAGGCACGAAACGAAGATTTGGAGAAGAGTCTGTCGAAAAGCAGAAACGAGCGAGGTGAACTAAGGGCTAGAGTGGCAGAACTCGAGAAGTCTCTGCATCAATACTGAAACCGCAACACCACAATAGAGCTGAGGGCAAGCTTGAGCCAGATAGAAGAGATGAAAGGAAGAATAGGAGAGTTAGAGGCATCACTGCAGAACTGTGAGATACGGATCCAGTTTTTCAAGGCAAACGAGGATCGTTGGAAAGAACAGCTTCACCATGTgcaagaccaagtcagaaacagAGATTACCTTATGGGGTAAGCCATAACCCAAATTCGGGAGGTAGCAGACTACTTGCAAACTTTAGCGGTTCAAGTGGACATACTGAGCGTGAAGTATGAGTTGGAGTCGGATCGCGGACAAGAGCTGGCCTCGTTGCTTAGAAAAATTAGGATTTTAAGTGTTAGAGcgaaattttatttgtaattcgactttatgtaaaagattttattttcgagtgaaattttctaagggcaaatgaatcaaaattgatgcctcctttacattcatgcatttgcattacatcatatcattatgcattaaaggccataagagttttctaa
The Gossypium arboreum isolate Shixiya-1 chromosome 10, ASM2569848v2, whole genome shotgun sequence genome window above contains:
- the LOC108488327 gene encoding uncharacterized protein LOC108488327, which encodes MSSMANLINSQVGADVIGGSVDGQMNGIGCASLKFPPTFWEYNRENKPDLIGLLEIRVSGTKADSVIAKLGFEFSHRVEAMSFSGGIWIGWKNTIFVDILGNYSQFILLRISGNSYRQSVLVTFVYGCPNSQKCKQLWEVLKGIAPVDETLWLAIGDFNTFLSSCEKRGGQIIGKRCALFSDFMDFFILHDLGFSGPKFTWNRGGVFERLDRAICNGLSNVFGHIIHRKNLLKKKLDNVQKVIDRRSSSYLNQVELEIQEELESILHHEELLWHQNSRCDWLVFGDRNTRFFHRRALQRRKHNRIVTLKNQVGEWVMDEEELKQEAVNFYKNLYGEQPRRASNLGDSSFPSLDKKDIQFFSMLVSDEEIKKALFDMAPLKAPGSDDFHALFYQSQ
- the LOC108488328 gene encoding uncharacterized protein LOC108488328, encoding MRPFVHGRRGCNRREGIAWQKDIRVDKNLFRALVQFWNSAYKCFTFGEVDLVPTMEEYTTLLRCPKIQVRKTYAWVFSSQTFVKKLMSISGMSEPWALRHVDEAVIDLFDRLEKGITPVPAILAETFRSLSSIRKTGKGRFIRCAQLLMAWFHGHFWKVDKVSYRVFSEGYFPLKEEAAIQRREDISEEKWMDILHNLKEGDIEWRAYWMVPDEIMYRCGNFDWVPLLGIWRVTGYTLLLALRQYKSRQFVPTTYGLAQSEFSFKGAHYKKRVRELSDAWKQTCWMKRLVVGSIVTPEYSEWFRKRINDNIPRPSMKNARPIGEQLQIAPSELEIIRQDFEKKSSELRKKIEQLEEEKMHLRLDADVQRSEAEKWRKGKTKAEEDLNSLKTDYKKLRLSMKTAGLDKSFEQWRHEIREEKANTDRWESKFREAQARNEDLEKSLSKSRNERGELRARVAELEKSLHQY